AGTTACACGGCTTAAACTGGCTTTACTAAAACTGTGTCCTCTTTCTTTTATTTGTTTCACTATGTGGGCTTGCTTAACTCCCAGTACTTCAATCACATGGCTAAGCTTTGTAATTCTCAAATCACTATCTCGCTATCTTCAGCACCGGCGCTTGTGCTACGCCCAGTTGCAGTTGTTCCACTACGTTATTAACTTCCGATTCAACAACACTCTTGGTAGCCAGCCAGTCAATCTCGGCTGGTCGTAACTGACGGCCCAGTCGGCTGGCAACCGCAATTCGCAAATCTATTTCGTCAATGACCCGTCCTTTATTCTTGGGAGCCTCCGCTATCTGAGCAGCAACCGCGCTATCTGGAGTAATGGATTCACCTGTTGGCGTGATCCGGGTTTCATGCACCACTTCTTTCAAGTAGGAGTGCGCATTCAACTGACCATCAAACGGCACAGCCTTATCCTTTTTGGCTTTCTGTATTTGCTCGTCATTCATACCAGGATAGGCAAGGCGATCAGCATCTTTTGTTGCTGTTTCGGTTGGGGTGTCTACATGCTGGTCGTAGTTTTCACCAATAACAGGGGCGTCCATTCGAAAGCCCACGGCATCAAACTCAACGGGCTCAATCTGGTGATAAACAGTTTCGTCCAGTGGTGTTTTAATACCCACGAGTAAATCCGGTGAGTTGCCCACAATGATCGGGCTAACTTCCACGGTGATCCCGTTACTGATGTACTCAACTTCACTCAAGTCATAGGTCATCTGGCACTTAGTAACCGGATGGCGATAAGTCACCGTTAAATCACCTTTAACCTTGCGGGTTTCGGTGTCTTTGGTAAGCAACAAGCGGCATGTCTGCTCGCCTGGCAACGCGCGCAGCCTGTGGCGATACTCCGGCTGATAGATCATCAGCCATACATCAAGGCGGGAGCGCTTGTGCCGGGAGTGCAGGCAGTTTTGGCCCTTAATTTTGTTGGCATTAAATGCACGCTGCCATGCCAACACGCTTTCATTAAGCTCCTCGACACTGTTAACAGGCTCCAGTAAAATACGGCTTTCAAACTGGGTTTCCACCAGGTCATTGCCATTTTCCACCGAGCCTTTGGCACGCGGACTGCCTGCTTTGTGCTCTATCGGGGTTACTTTCAACGCTTTCAGTACATTCTTGATAGCGCCAGAGGTATTCGCACTGCCTTTGTCCCACAGCAGTTGCTCACACGGCCCCATAATTTCCGAGTTATCTTGCTGCCGCCAGCACCACATCAAAAAATCAAATAGATTAGCCTGGTTCTCGCCTGCGGCTTCATAGTATTTAACCCTTACAGCACCGCTAAAATGGTCTGTCATTACGTAACGCCATACGCGCAGGTGCTTAATTTTTTCTATGTTTTCAGGCTTGTTTGCATAAAAGTCGCCATCATTCATAAACTTTTGCCGTACACCTTTGCGCCGCCCTGGCGGGTAGTACAACAAACAGTATGAGGGGTCCACCTGGTGCACATGGTTTGGGCCCAGGCTGCGTAATTGCTTGTGTGGCTTGGCTTTATCCAGCTGTTTTATACTGGCCTGGCGCTTAGCCAGTACCCGGCTTATCTGGCTAGGGCTCAGGCAGTCGTAGCCATTCTCAGCCAAAATGCTGGCTGCCACGGGCACGTTCATTACTCGCTTGCCATTTTCACGAACCGACAAATTCAGTATCGACACCATCAAATCAATGGCTTCTTTACTCATGGCCGTTGTACCAGCATCCCGCCGCTTGGCTTTACCGCTGTCAAACCCCGCTTTTTTCAATCGCCGGTATAATGCGTCCTTGCTAACAGCCAGTGCACCACAGGCCTCCTTCAAAATATCGCCTTTTTGCCCGTGTCTGGCGTTCTTCAGCTTCTCGCCCCAATACACTATGGTTAAGTCACTCATACCAGCACCTCTTCGGCACCGTCAAAGCCCAGTTCCTGCAACCATTCACCACTGGGTTTTACTTCGTCCAGGTGGCCCAGGCTGCTCTGTAACTGGTTCCAAACATGCGCCAATTCCTGCAACAGCTGCTTGGTGTCTGAGTAAAACGCCGACGTCGCCACATGCCGGGTTTGCTCGTCCAGCTCCATAGTTTCTAGCTGCTCATTCAATACAAGCAACTGGCTAAACCCTTCCAGGATCTGCGTATTCGCCTTAGCATTTACTTCAAAAAAGTCTTTAACATCGCCTTTCCATTTTTCAGGCGAAAACTTTCTCTGGTGCAGCAGCTCCTTTAATTGCTGGTTCTCCCTCACATTTTCATTATTCAATTTGCGGTTTGCATCCAGCATCAAATCATTTGCCAGCACTTCCTGGCGCAAATCATCTACCTCTTTTTGATGCTTGGCTTTGAGGTCATCAATCAGCTGCTTAACAGCATCTTTATCACCCGCTTCAACGGCTTCAGACTCAATCACTAGCGCCTGGTCGTCTTCAGGCAACTGGCGCAAGACGCGTAAGTCGTTGTAGCCCAATTTCATGTTTTGGGCAGCTTCAAAAAACTCTTCCCCAAACTGCTGAAGGTTTACAAGTCGCCGATCTATATTCTGGCAATCAGTATTCAGAATATGTTTGCAGCACTCTTCCCAAGTCGTCACTGTGACGACTTTTCCATTTTCATCATGGTACGTTAAGCCCTTGTAACTCTTGGAATCTTTAATTTGCTGTACTATCTTCAATTCCGTCACGGTGACGAGTTTTCCGATAAAATTAAATGCCTGGATCTGGCCCAGTTGCAGCAAAGCGTCCTGCTTAGACGCCAGAATTTCTTTGCCTTCAATCAGGGCTTTTTCCTGTTCGGGTGTAATGTGTGTATCTGTCATCGTTATTACCCCAGTACTCTGTAATTAATCGCTTCTTGCTGTAGCTCACGCAGTGCGTTAGTAAAATTGTGATCTACCGTATTACTAAGCTGTACCAGCGCCTTACTAAGCCGCCAGCGTTTATCATTTTTTGGCAGCCGCTCGGCAAACCCGGCCTTTACC
This genomic stretch from Pseudoalteromonas rubra harbors:
- a CDS encoding DDE-type integrase/transposase/recombinase, producing MSDLTIVYWGEKLKNARHGQKGDILKEACGALAVSKDALYRRLKKAGFDSGKAKRRDAGTTAMSKEAIDLMVSILNLSVRENGKRVMNVPVAASILAENGYDCLSPSQISRVLAKRQASIKQLDKAKPHKQLRSLGPNHVHQVDPSYCLLYYPPGRRKGVRQKFMNDGDFYANKPENIEKIKHLRVWRYVMTDHFSGAVRVKYYEAAGENQANLFDFLMWCWRQQDNSEIMGPCEQLLWDKGSANTSGAIKNVLKALKVTPIEHKAGSPRAKGSVENGNDLVETQFESRILLEPVNSVEELNESVLAWQRAFNANKIKGQNCLHSRHKRSRLDVWLMIYQPEYRHRLRALPGEQTCRLLLTKDTETRKVKGDLTVTYRHPVTKCQMTYDLSEVEYISNGITVEVSPIIVGNSPDLLVGIKTPLDETVYHQIEPVEFDAVGFRMDAPVIGENYDQHVDTPTETATKDADRLAYPGMNDEQIQKAKKDKAVPFDGQLNAHSYLKEVVHETRITPTGESITPDSAVAAQIAEAPKNKGRVIDEIDLRIAVASRLGRQLRPAEIDWLATKSVVESEVNNVVEQLQLGVAQAPVLKIAR
- a CDS encoding MarR family transcriptional regulator, which encodes MSDQYISPQVQRTLKALTLMAGNEVEGIEPKQLAAALETSNADVTRILANLVKAGFAERLPKNDKRWRLSKALVQLSNTVDHNFTNALRELQQEAINYRVLG